The following coding sequences lie in one Corticium candelabrum chromosome 10, ooCorCand1.1, whole genome shotgun sequence genomic window:
- the LOC134185300 gene encoding phosphatidylinositol phosphatase PTPRQ-like, whose product MTSFEQCLQLQSVTIIVANEKTSVLFTSSQTEWKVTARTLCSSKRLARKCAASGQKSGALHYNCSTFSARQLRVELSAGFSICQLNIYAYPVAPVFPAMTSQPSTVNTQHSEQNHVYQIGETAHVLSGHDFMLSCNAFGHPTPSYQWHTLSPKKTLKSSSNVKVNGNTLTITDVHKSNETEYKCTVNNSNGMTERTSELKVYGGKVSPDQVWIKIVDTQLFPLLSYGGHLWNIDKASIARTVDVAYRKGIRRGFRMTSKDSIPVRTRMITFFSVLQKEGKKDHYACRINTYDVQFRQMDNDDDFITRVSNTDLFKLDHLIPFTSYEIKVNVTFNQSYCSSYSDVVVAPSPPRQIRVQSLLATSVVLTWKAPPYVNGSHLTYYINCTSSSSTMVTSKTSTQTTITLVGLTPYIQYKVIIQAATYAQIKVSSSIWLKSVHSRISFTTRQARPSPPINVQVDTMLAYSAVIKTTNTTESRLTNLKPFSIYLLIVRAVNVEGSTKLESSWSRQIEFRTLSSIPSQPRQLTATDKQIQSVHLKWQKPSNPNGMIAKYEIIVVQGKDIDPSSYDSKILFVSKTVSWRISAFTVTGLTELTRYSVWLVAVNIRRADKAKLTSPPSQVITFDTKGGANTAPQEITSLQVTSNSALITWQQPLFSTPRSVTAYYIRYYKSTKPDHNRYPQNTRERRFNLTNLDIHTDYTIDIAAFVRPLLSPYASYNFTTKQAAPSPPQRVKTNDIGSRSVSISWAPPLRANGVLKKYRICIQSDNTSRPNNLNNGNKTVSQLQRVVTIGKLIPFTTYYVWVTAINVEDGQELESKFERPTDFKTNAEASSPTRKVRCLNITSHSVVFSWGKPAKVYGTIVQYNVSLVSFPKQEIVKTYLAEKHENTSFFLFVDNLVPYTQYAVTVQAGTRTTCCSTLLWSDPNTDESQVTFTTQQAAPSRPARPSVTNVLSRSCLIKWKPPDTPNGDILFYLLSLSKETDNIDPSRSHNTSNIDTFRHPAKNSTLQMKLSSLSPYTSYGAAVTAVNVMNNAELKSQQSELVNFTTADEKPAAPSKCTVNRREADFIFMSWQPPKPNDYKVAFYYVNYTTTRESRTFSNIVYSCNTSISNLSPLTTFDITVTAVVNNTQLREGFPCHLKTQTIIEVLKVSERPLLHYSSPATTIDKAATARSPSNIPKPTNILSRSANIRLNLPTKPNGDTQFYVLSLYEKLDISASDEKPWKFNKEIRANGSTRQIKLTVLSPYTWYKVSVRAVTVFKGSSQKIQETITVKFRTSDEAPTAPFNCDIKKRNSTSIRVSWNTLYPFDYKVEFYKVKVNYASNRDVTAQSLSVYDQSVQLRKLRPYTMYDITVVAVTNNTRILEGPPCYLQTRTTLSVRFSIEQSFQLYSHENQFNFSSCEMESLLFKRRRNCILSINISVSIRDENCQDHTDETSRGESYT is encoded by the exons ATGACTAGCTTTGAACAATGTCTACAACTTCAGTCTGTTACAATTATTGTTGCAAACGAAAAAACATCAGTCTTATTCACATCTAGTCAGACCGAGTGGAAAGTAACTGCAAGAACATTGTGTTCATCAAAAAGGCTGGCACGAAAATGTGCGGCGAGTGGTCAGAAATCTGGAGCACTTCATTATAACTGTTCAACATTTTCAGCCAGACAACTTAGAGTTGAACTATCAGCTGGTTTTAGCATTTGTCAACTAAACATTTACGCCTATCCAG TTGCTCCAGTCTTTCCTGCTATGACCTCACAGCCATCCACAGTAAACACTCAACATTCTGAACAGAATCATGTTTATCAGATTGGAGAAACTGCTCATGTGTTATCTGGCCACGATTTTATGCTTTCTTGTAATGCATTTGGTCATCCAACTCCGTCATATCAGTGGCATACCCTTTCTCCCAAGAAAACACTTAAAAGTTCAAGTAATGTAAAAGTCAATGGCAACACACTCACTATCACAGATGTTCACAAATCTAATGAAACTGAGTACAAGTGCACTGTCAACAATAGTAACGGCATGACTGAGCGAACTTCTGAACTGAAAGTGTACG GTGGTAAAGTTTCGCCAGATCAAGTGTGGATAAAAATAGTAGACACTCAGCTGTTTCCACTACTATCTTATGGTGGTCACCTCTGGAATATTGACAAAGCTTCTATAGCAAGAACTGTAGACGTAGCTTATCGGAAAGGAATTCGACGTGGTTTTAGAATGACGTCAAAAGATTCAATAC ctgttAGAACTAGAATGATTACTTTCTTTTCTGTGTTGCAGAAAGAAGGAAAAA AGGATCACTACGCTTGTCGCATCAACACCTATGACGTCCAATTTCGTCAGATGGATAACGATGACGACTTTATAACCAGAGTTTCCAATACAGATTTATTTAAGCTGGACCATCTGATTCCATTCACTTCTTATGAAATCAAAGTAAATGTGACTTTTAACCAATCTTACTGCAGTTCATATTCTGATGTAGTTGTTG CACCATCTCCTCCAAGACAGATCAGAGTTCAGTCTTTACTGGCAACTAGCGTTGTTCTGACATGGAAGGCACCTCCTTATGTCAATGGATCTCACCTCACATATTATATCAATTGTACATCCTCCAGTAGTACTATGGTAACTTCAAAGACcagcacacaaacaactatTACTTTGGTTGGTCTTACACCCTATATTCAATATAAAGTCATAATTCAAGCTGCTACTTATGCCCAAATCAAAGTCAGCTCTTCCATTTGGCTAAAAAGTGTTCATTCTAGAATATCATTTACAACTCGTCaagcaa GACCCAGTCCTCCAATCAATGTACAAGTTGACACAATGTTAGCTTATTCGGCTGTGATCAA AACAACTAACACTACTGAAAGTCGCCTCACCAACCTCAAACCTTTCTCTATTTACCTTCTAATTGTGAGGGCTGTCAATGTTGAAGGATCCACTAAACTGGAAAGCAGTTGGAGCAGGCAAATAGAATTCCGAACTTTGTCATCTA TTCCAAGCCAACCACGACAATTGACTgccactgacaaacaaatacaatcagtTCATCTTAAGTGGCAAAAACCTTCTAATCCTAATGGAATGATAGCAAAATATGAGATTATTGTAGTGCAGGGAAAAGATATTGATCCTAGTAGCTATGATAGCAAGATATTGTTTGTTAGCAAGACTGTCAGTTGGAGAATCTCAGCTTTCACGGTAACTGGATTGACAGAGTTAACACGATACAGTGTGTGGCTTGTTGCAGTCAATATTCGACGAGCTGACAAAGCAAAATTAACTAGTCCTCCAAGTCAAGTGATAACATTTGATACAAAGGGTGGAG CAAATACTGCTCCTCAAGAAATTACGTCTCTCCAAGTGACTAGTAATTCAGCTCTAATCACTTGGCAGCAACCACTGTTTTCAACACCAAGATCAGTTACTGCGTACTATATCAGATAttataaatcaacaaaacctGATCACAACAGATACCCGCAAAATACAAGGGAAAGAAGATTCAATCTTACTAATTTGGACATTCATACAGACTATACAATAGACATAGCAGCTTTTGTGCGTCCTCTGTTGTCTCCTTATGCATCATATAATTTTACAACTAAACAAGCTG CACCAAGTCCTCCACAGAGAGTAAAAACGAATGACATCGGATCTAGAAGTGTATCAATATCTTGGGCGCCGCCACTTCGTGCCAATGGTGTGTTGAAGAAATACAGAATATGTATTCAGTCTGATAACACTAGCCGACCCAATAATCTTAATAATGGCAATAAAACAGTTTCACAGTTGCAGAGAGTTGTAACAATCGGCAAATTGATTCCTTTCACTACCTACTATGTTTGGGTTACTGCCATCAATGTGGAGGATGGGCAAGAATTAGAAAGCAAATTTGAACGTCCCACTGATTTCAAAACCAATGCAGAAG cATCATCACCTACAAGGAAAGTTCGGTGCTTGAACATCACTTCCCATTCAGTCGTTTTCTCATGGGGAAAGCCAGCCAAAGTTTATGGAACTATTGTTCAATACAACGTGTCTTTAGTTTCCTTTCCAAAGCAAGAGATTGTCAAAACATACCTAGCagaaaaacatgaaaatacttctttttttctttttgttgacaATCTTGTGCCCTATACTCAATATGCTGTTACAGTTCAGGCTGGAACTCGTACTacatgttgttcaactttacTGTGGAGTGATCCCAACACAGATGAATCACAAGTCAcgtttacaacacaacaggCTG CTCCTTCACGCCCAGCAAGACCAAGTGTTACAAATGTTCTCTCTCGTTCTTGTCTAATTAAGTGGAAACCTCCTGACACTCCTAATGGTGACATTCTGTTCTACCTATTGTCCTTATCTAAGGAGACTGACAATATTGATCCATCGAGATCACATAACACATCAAACATCGATACATTTAGACATCCTGCAAAAAACAGCACTCTTCAAATGAAGTTGTCTTCTTTATCGCCTTACACATCTTACGGAGCCGCAGTAACTGCAGTCAACGTCATGAATAATGCAGAACTAAAATCCCAACAGAGTGAACTAGTGAATTTCACAACTGCAGATGAAA agcCTGCTGCTCCGTCAAAGTGTACTGTGAACAGACGAGAAGCAGACTTTATATTTATGTCGTGGCAGCCTCCTAAACCAAATGATTACAAAGTTGCTTTCTATTAC GTTAACTACACAACTACAAGAGAGTCAAGAACATTCTCAAATATTGTCTATAGTTGCAATACTAGCATCAGCAATTTATCGCCCTTAACAACGTTCGACATCACTGTCACTGCCGttgtaaacaacacacaacttCGGGAAGGATTTCCTTGCCATTTGAAAACTCAGACTATTATTGAAG TACTGAAAGTTTCAGAAAGACCGTTACTGCATTATTCATCACCAGCCACTACCATTGATAAGGCAG CTACAGCTCGTTCTCCTTCAAATATACCCAAGCCTACAAACATTCTTTCTCGTTCGGCTAACATTCGATTGAATCTTCCAACAAAACCCAATGGCGATACCCAATTTTACGTATTGTCACTTTATGAAAAGCTAGATATCAGTGCCTCGGATGAGAAACCGTGGAAGTTTAACAAAGAAATTCGTGCCAACGGCAGCACACGTCAGATAAAGCTCACGGTTCTGTCGCCATACACTTGGTATAAAGTTTCAGTTAGAGCGGTCACAGTGTTTAAAGGATCGAGTCAAAAAATCCAGGAGACTATTACCGTTAAATTTCGAACGAGTGACGAAG CACCTACGGCTCCATTTAATTGTGATATCAAGAAAAGAAACAGCACATCTATTCGTGTGTCGTGGAACACTCTTTATCCGTTTGACTACAAAGTAGAATTTTACAAAGTAAAG GTCAACTATGCATCGAACAGAGACGTAACGGCTCAGTCGCTTTCAGTGTACGATCAGTCCGTTCAACTAAGAAAATTGCGTCCTTACACGATGTATGATATAACCGTCGTTGCtgtcacaaacaacacaagaatTCTTGAAGGGCCACCTTGCTATTTGCAAACACGGACTACTTTGTCAG TTCGATTTAGTATCGAACAATCCTTCCAACTGTACAGCCACGAAAACCAATTTAACTTCTCTTCTTGTGAAATGGAATCCTTACTCTTTAAGAGACGACGCAATTGCATTCTATCAA TTAACATTTCAGTCTCAATTCGAGACGAAAATTGTCAAGACCATACAGACGAGACTTCAAGAGGCGAATCTTACACCTGA
- the LOC134185958 gene encoding tyrosine-protein phosphatase Lar-like: MVRISPTAPSNCDIKKRSSTSIHLSWDTPYPFDYKVEFYKVKVSYALNRDVTAKLLTVYDQSVQLRKLRPYTMYDITVVAVTSNTRVLEGPPCYLHTRTTLPVPDTPSNCTATKTNLTSLLVKWNPYSLRDDAVAFYQLTFKSQFETKIVKSIQTRLQETNLTPDTNYNITISAFTNNTKLLSGPPCQLLARTGKKNIHDSKSTAAPLVIAGVLPCLLVIVIIVVAVYVVWHRKRCCNNHMQKNDAKDTETKARCCEMPSIAQTTRSIDDLDMTKSNAYNSVTVETSEIASYTDAGTTVMQSEVGSLTTPDDSIVYEELNS; encoded by the exons ATGGTTCGGATTT CACCTACGGCTCCATCTAATTGTGATATCAAGAAAAGGAGCAGCACATCTATTCATCTGTCGTGGGACACTCCTTATCCGTTTGACTACAAAGTAGAATTTTACAAAGTAAAG GTCAGCTATGCATTGAATAGAGACGTAACAGCTAAGTTGCTCACAGTATACGATCAGTCCGTTCAACTAAGAAAATTGCGTCCTTATACGATGTATGATATAACCGTCGTTGCTGTCACAAGCAATACAAGAGTTCTTGAAGGGCCACCTTGCTATTTGCATACACGGACTACTTTGCCAG TACCGGACACTCCTTCCAACTGTACAGCCACGAAAACCAATTTAACTTCTCTTCTTGTGAAATGGAATCCTTATTCTTTAAGAGACGACGCAGTTGCATTCTATCAA TTGACATTTAAGTCTCAATTCGAGACGAAAATCGTCAAGAGCATACAAACGAGACTTCAAGAGACGAATCTTACACCTGATACCAACTACAACATCACAATTAGTGCATTTACAAACAACACGAAACTATTGAGTGGGCCACCATGTCAATTGTTAGCAAGAACCGGCAAAAAGAATATTC ATGATTCGAAGTCTACAGCAGCACCTCTTGTTATTGCTGGAGTGTTACCCTGCTTGCTGGtgattgttattattgttgttgctgtttatgTCGTTTGGCATCGCAAGAGATGCTGCAACAATCACATGCAGAAGAACGATGCcaaagacacagaaacaaaggcTCGTTGCTGTGAGATGCCATCAATTGCACAAACCACACG TTCAATCGATGATCTAGACATGACAAAAAGTAATGCATACAATTCTGTCACCGTGGAGACAAGTGAGATTGCTTCGTACACTGACGCTGGCACAACAGTGATGCAGAGCGAGGTTGGGTCACTAACAACACCAGACGATTCCATTGTCTACGAAGAGCTAAACAGTTGA